From Tripterygium wilfordii isolate XIE 37 chromosome 16, ASM1340144v1, whole genome shotgun sequence, one genomic window encodes:
- the LOC119981404 gene encoding kinesin-like protein NACK1, translating to MTVRTPGTPASKMDRTPVSTPGGPKSREEKIVVTVRLRPLNKKEQFAKDQVAWECIDDHTIVYKPPSDERAAHPASFTFDKVFAPGCVTEMVYEDGVKNVALSALMGINATIFAYGQTSSGKTYTMRGITEKAVNDIYTHIINTPERDFRIKISGLEIYNENVRDLLNSESGRSLKLLDDPEKGTVVEKLVEETANNDQHLRHLISICEAQRQVGETALNDNSSRSHQIIKLTIESTLRENSDCVRSFVASLNFVDLAGSERASQTHTDGARLREGCHINLSLMTLTTVIRKLSVGKRSGHIPYRDSKLTRILQHSLGGNARTAIICTLSPALSHVEQSRNTLFFATRAKEVTNNAQVNMVVSDKQLVKHLQKEVARLEAELRTPDPSKERDLKIQQMEMEMEELRRQRDLAQSQADELRRKLQEEQKSSNLLQSPRPSVKKCLSYSCKLDGKELGCNDKTRRTMLRQSMMRQSSAAPFTLMHEIRKLEHLQEQLGEEANRALEVLQKEVACHRLGNQDAAETIAKLQAEIREMRSVQSEPKEVEVEVGSVVAPNRSVSANLKEEITKLHSQGSTIANLEEQLENVQKSIDKLVMSLPSNFQQANIEATPKTKNHSKKKKMLPLTSSNGANRQNFIRSPCSLLSTSEQVLESDIENRAPDNDDIVSTETRPESEKETPTKSEECGDISSKESTPVYRRSSSVNMKKMQKMFQNAAEENVRSIRAYVTELKERVAKLQYQKQLLVCQVLELESNEAAGYDIEEEEITNNTEEPQISWQITFKEQRQQIIELWDICYVSIIHRTQFYLLFKGDPADQIYMEVELRRLTWLEQHLAELGNASPAHVGDEPTISVSSSIKALKREREFLAKRLTSRLTAEEREYLYMKWDVPLEGKQRKLQFVSKLWMDPHDPKHVQESAEIVAKLVGFSGGGNMSKEMFELNFAVPADKRPWIMGWNPISNLLNL from the exons ATGACAGTCAGAACTCCAGGAACACCCGCTTCAAAGATGGATAGGACACCGGTTTCAACTCCCGGAGGTCCCAAATCAAGGGAAGAGAAGATTGTCGTCACGGTTCGATTAAGGCCTTTGAACAAGAAGGAGCAGTTTGCCAAAGACCAAGTAGCATGGGAGTGTATTGATGATCATACAATTGTTTATAAACCGCCATCGGACGAACGTGCGGCTCATCCAGCTTCTTTCACATTTG ATAAAGTATTTGCTCCTGGTTGTGTTACTGAAATGGTATATGAGGATGGGGTGAAGAATGTTGCTTTGTCCGCTTTGATGGGAATTAATG CAACCATATTTGCATATGGGCAAACTAGCAGTGGGAAGACCTACACCATGAGAGGCATAACGGAGAAAGCTGTTAACGATATCTACACGCATATTATAAAT ACTCCAGAAAGAGACTTTAGAATTAAAATCTCTGGATTGGAAATCTATAACGAGAATGTCCGGGACCTGTTAAATTCTGAATCAGGTCGTAGCCTCAAGCTTCTAGATGATCCAGAG AAAGGTACAGTTGTGGAGAAATTGGTAGAAGAGACAGCAAACAATGATCAACATTTAAGACATCTTATCAGTATTTGCGAAG CTCAAAGGCAAGTTGGTGAAACCGCCCTAAACGATAATAGCTCACGGTCACACCAAATAATTAAGCTG ACGATTGAAAGTACCCTCCGTGAGAATTCAGATTGTGTGAGAAGTTTCGTTGCAAGTCTG AACTTTGTAGACCTAGCTGGAAGTGAAAGAGCTTCTCAGACTCATACAGATGGTGCTAGGCTCAGGGAAGGTTGCCATATCAACCTTAGTTTGATGACTTTGACAACAGTAATCAGGAAGCTCAG TGTTGGAAAGAGGAGTGGTCATATACCATATCGAGATTCAAAACTTACTCGCATATTGCAGCATTCCCTTGGGGGGAACGCACGGACTGCCATCATATGTACATTAAGTCCAGCTTTAAGTCATGTAGAACAATCTCGAAATACTCTCTTCTTTGCCACCCGAGCAAAGGAAGTGACCAACAACGCCCAAGTCAACATG GTTGTTTCGGACAAGCAGCTAGTAAAACATTTGCAGAAAGAAGTAGCAAGGCTGGAAGCAGAGCTGCGAACCCCCGACCCATCTAAGGAAAGGGACTTAAAAATACAGCAG ATGGAGATGGAAATGGAAGAGCTAAGACGCCAACGAGATCTTGCACAATCTCAGGCAGATGAATTACGAAGAAAACTTCAGGAGGAGCAGAAG AGTTCAAATCTTCTCCAATCACCTCGTCCATCTGTTAAGAAGTGTCTCTCATATTCTTGCAAACTTGATGGGAAGGAGCTAGGGTGCAATGATAAGACTAGAAGAACAATGTTGAGGCAGTCGATGATGAGGCAATCATCAGCTGCCCCTTTCACGCTCATGCATGAAATCCGCAAACTTGAGCACCTACAGGAGCAGCTTGGAGAAGAGGCTAATCGAGCTCTTGAAGTACTGCAGAAGGAGGTGGCTTGTCATAGACTAGGTAACCAAGATGCTGCTGAGACAATTGCTAAGCTGCAAGCAGAAATAAGGGAAATGCGTTCTGTCCAATCAGAACCAaaagaagttgaagttgaagttggAAGTGTCGTTGCTCCTAACAGAAGTGTCAGCGCTAACCTGAAGGAAGAGATAACGAAACTTCATTCCCAGGGAAGCACCATTGCAAATCTTGAGGAACAACTAGAGAATGTTCAGAAGTCTATAGACAAGTTGGTAATGTCTCTTCCAAGCAACTTTCAACAAGCTAACATTGAAGCAACCCCCAAGACCAAGAATCAttcgaagaagaaaaagatgcttCCTTTGACTTCAAGCAATGGCGCCAATCGGCAAAACTTTATACGATCCCCTTGCTCACTTTTATCTACTTCTGAACAAGTTTTGGAGTCTGACATTGAAAATAGAGCTCCAGATAATGATGACATTGTATCCACGGAGACTCGGCCAGAGTCTGAGAAAGAGACTCCTACAAAAAGTGAAGAATGTGGAGATATCTCATCAAAGGAAAGCACTCCGGTCTATCGACGTTCAAGTTCTGTTAATATgaagaaaatgcagaaaatgTTCCAGAATGCAGCTGAGGAGAATGTCAGAAGTATAAGAGCATACGTTACAGAACTTAAAGAGCGTGTGGCAAAATTGCAATATCAAAAGCAATTACTTGTTTGCCAG GTGCTTGAGCTGGAATCAAATGAAGCAGCTGGATACGATattgaagaggaagaaatcaCAAACAATACAGAAGAGCCTCAAATTTCTTGGCAAATAACTTTCAAAGAGCAAAGACAGCAGATCATTGAGTTATGGGATATATGCTATGTTTCCATCATACACAGGACACagttttatttgttattcaaGGGAGACCCTGCAGATCAAATATACATGGAGGTCGAGCTGAGGCGCTTGACTTGGTTGGAACAGCATTTGGCAGAACTTGGGAATGCAAGCCCAGCTCATGTGGGAGATGAACCCACAATCTCCGTGTCCTCAAG CATTAAAGCACTGAAACGGGAAAGGGAGTTTCTTGCAAAGAGGTTGACCTCGCGTTTGACAgctgaagagagagaatatttgTACATGAAATGGGATGTTCCTCTTGAGGGGAAACAGAGGAAGCTGCAGTTTGTAAGCAAGCTGTGGATGGATCCTCATGACCCCAAACATGTACAGGAGAGTGCTGAAATAGTAGCAAAGCTTGTAGGATTTTCTGGAGGTGGGAATATGTcaaaggagatgtttgagctcAATTTTGCAGTTCCAGCTGACAAGAGGCCATGGATTATGGGTTGGAATCCGATATCAAATCTTCTGAACCTGTAA
- the LOC119981405 gene encoding protein SAR DEFICIENT 1-like isoform X1 codes for MAAKRFFDDSTSDPEYPPTEKRIRSRHSLASVVGQVVAANSIQNLCTSLEPMLRRVVNEEMENTLKRCSISNLTRQPSFRIQALEPSTLQLVFPKTLSLPIFTGSKVVHTDNCPLQILLVDKSSTGGHNQMLPSTLPYPIKIEIVVLDGDFPSGDGQIWTSQDFDNNVLKERTGKRPLLAGDSLIVSMRDGVAVAGEFEFTDNSSWIRSRKFRIGARVFASGSCNSHGVRIREAMTEAFVVKDHRGELYKKHHPPSLEDEVWRLEKIGKDGAFHKKLASEGIKTVQDLLKLSTANPLKLRKILGGMSDKIWNVTMKHARTCVMGNKHYIYKGNNFTITFNPICQVVKAMIDGRMYFTSDLTNIDRTYVQTMVSEAYTKWHTLEENQEVEGLINETALLTHGDMGNQYLNYHQQEMMISYQQNGFEQASSSYFGAPVEQGLQYCISESSSDGEYMPSKSFINSG; via the exons ATGGCCGCCAAACGCTTCTTTGATGATTCTACCTCCGACCCGGAATATCCGCCAACGGAGAAACGGATCAGAAGTCGACACTCTCTAGCTTC tgTTGTAGGACAAGTGGTTGCTGCAAATTCCATACAGAACTTGTGTACGAGCTTAGAACCAATGCTTAGAAGAGTG GTGAATGAAGAAATGGAGAATACACTCAAAAGATGCTCTATATCAAACCTCACTAGGCAACCTTCCTTTAGAATCCAAGCACTTGAACCTTCAACTCTACAACTTGTTTTCCCCAAAACCCTATCACTCCCAATATTTACAGGAAGCAAAGTAGTCCATACCGATAACTGTCCCCTTCAAATCCTTCTTGTAGACAAATCAAGTACAGGAGGCCACAACCAAATGCTTCCAAGTACACTACCTTACCCTATCAAAATAGAGATTGTTGTTCTTGATGGGGACTTCCCTAGTGGAGATGGCCAGATTTGGACAAGTCAAGACTTTGACAACAATGTTTTGAAGGAAAGGACAGGGAAGAGGCCTTTGTTGGCTGGGGATAGCTTGATTGTCTCAATGAGAGATGGGGTTGCTGTTGCTGGTGAGTTCGAGTTCACCGATAACTCGAGCTGGATTCGGAGCAGGAAGTTCAGGATTGGTGCTAGAGTATTTGCTTCTGGGAGTTGTAATTCTCATGGCGTTCGGATTCGAGAAGCCATGACTGAAGCTTTTGTTGTCAAAGATCATCGCGGAGAGT TGTACAAAAAGCATCATCCACCAAGTTTGGAAGATGAAGTGTGGAGACTGGAAAAGATAGGAAAAGATGGTGCATTTCATAAGAAGTTAGCTTCTGAGGGCATCAAAACAGTCCAAGACTTGTTGAAGCTCTCCACTGCTAATCCATTAAAGCTTAGGAAG ATCCTAGGTGGAATGTCTGACAAGATATGGAATGTCACAATGAAGCATGCAAGAACATGTGTTATGGGGAACAAACATTACATTTACAAAGGCAACAATTTCACAATCACCTTCAATCCAATCTGTCAAGTTGTTAAGGCTATGATTGATGGACGTATGTACTTCACCAGCGATCTAACCAACATAGATAGG ACCTATGTTCAAACAATGGTGAGTGAAGCATACACAAAATGGCATACATTAGAAGAGAACCAGGAGGTAGAAGGTCTTATCAACGAAACTGCGCTGCTAACACACG GTGACATGGGGAATCAATATCTCAATTATCATCAGCAGGAGATGATGATATCATACCAGCAAAATGGATTCGAACAAGCGAGTTCGAGCTACTTTGGAGCACCGGTTGAACAAGGATTACAATATTGCATCTCTGAATCTTCGTCAGACGGAGAGTATATGCCCTCGAAGTCTTTCATCAACAGCGGTTGA
- the LOC119980954 gene encoding protein downstream neighbor of Son, which produces MAKVAAASPLSSSSLQIGGGTLQVGPMVKRKKTSELRGEQLKQTNIVELVAESSGSFPASTCEVENGIKKPELSRNPRYIDTRVDEVYPAKKSRLRTLFGKENAKENVSSEQPSSLKNLSVLSSLAAKRRQQLSSLEKLATSAGVAKDGGVKTSQTIEKCSFSAFRTVTELSSGGDRSSGLAVVDMNKALKGLAALAPAVPSGSDVDGDPTSTFSGNFRPECCVPGQKSPLDLTLKTKMRVISSSSVNWIHRSLLCSTYNGMPQFTSHSGFSGRPNTSSNSGHVSKSPFTNSKALHSWIYPQSNLPPSLISVLTSSSVGEAETYFLRQRQLAWEESFRSLYYMLRKSICKMFYVCTSHFVVMFTVDDGLGRTKRSCNAYISQSTRGLRSLLRQHDVSFSMPLCYSKVEQATTEDLVELSEIEKHNLGQTRRPRSLADVDNTPESLLAFGGNEKVHGLYDFLLNYRSFLTFLAGADVPVLYSPMPFQNASISAPEIRCMEIKRSEHIAAIPRGNNVNVTESKEGSTGFTSSIEIKDAYLTPWIISRICAIMGSEGGKFEANFVTERTSTGLNVALGTFSEKSDSLAASDEHCLESSCAFGIAEARVVPCLHSGILKSLKYCNGSYTASLSPV; this is translated from the exons ATGGCGAAAGTTGCTGCAGCTAGTCCTTTATCTTCTAGTTCTCTTCAAATTGGCGGAGGTACACTACAGGTTGGCCCAATGGTTAAAAGGAAGAAAACGTCGGAGCTGAGA GGAGAACAGTTGAAGCAGACCAACATTGTGGAGCTTGTGGCTGAATCTTCGGGCTCTTTTCCTGCTTCAACATG TGAGGTGGAGAATGGGATCAAGAAACCGGAATTGTCAAGGAATCCAAGATACATTGACACTCGTGTGGATGAAGTATACCCTGCCAAAAAGTCCCGGTTGAGGACActttttggaaaagaaaatgctAAG GAAAATGTAAGCAGTGAACAACCTAGCAGCCTGAAGAATCTTTCTgtgctctctagtttagctgcCAAAAGACGACAGCAACTTTCAAG CCTTGAGAAATTGGCCACTTCTGCTGGAGTTGCAAAAGATGGTGGGGTCAAAACTTCCCAAACAATTGAGAAGTGTAGTTTCAGTGCATTTCGCACGGTTACGGAGCTTTCTTCTGGTGGCGATAGATCATCTGGCTTGGCCGTTGTTGATATG AATAAAGCTTTAAAAGGCTTGGCTGCACTTGCACCTGCTGTCCCTTCTGGTTCTGATGTTGATGGTGATCCTACATCAACATTTTCAGGCAATTTCCGCCCCGAGTGCTGTGTACCTGGCCAAAAATCTCCTCTTGATCTTACATTAAAAACTAAAATGAGGGTGATATCATCTTCTTCAGTGAATTG GATTCATAGGTCACTCTTATGTAGTACCTACAATGGTATGCCACAGTTCACATCTCACTCTGGATTTTCTGGGCGTCCAAATACTAGTAGCAATTCAGGGCATGTGTCAAAATCCCCATTCACAAATTCTAAGGCATTGCATTCATGGATATACCCCCAATCTAACCTACCACCTTCTCTCATATCAGTGCTGACCTCATCTTCAGTAGGCGAAG CCGAAACTTATTTTCTAAGACAAAGGCAACTTGCTTGGGAGGAATCATTTCGAAGTCTATACTACATGCTTCGGAAGAGCATCTGCAAAATGTTTTATG TTTGTACTTCACACTTTGTGGTGATGTTCACCGTTGATGATGGCTTGGGAAGAACCAAACGATCATGTAATGCTTATATTTCACAGTCAACACGAGGTCTGAGGTCATTATTGAGACAGCAT GATGTTTCTTTCTCTATGCCACTTTGTTATTCTAAAGTAGAGCAAGCCACTACCGAAGATCTTGTTGAGCTCTCCGAGATTGAGAAGCATAATTTAGGCCAG ACTCGACGCCCCCGTTCCTTGGCTGATGTAGATAATACGCCAGAATCTTTGCTGGCTTTTGGTGGAAATGAGAAAGTTCATGGGTTATATGATTTTTTACTAAATTATAG GTCCTTCTTGACATTTTTGGCGGGTGCAGATGTTCCTGTGCTCTATTCTCCCATGCCATTCCAAAATGCATCTATTTCTGCACCTGAG ATTAGATGTATGGAGATCAAAAGATCTGAACATATTGCTGCTATTCCTAGAGGAAATAATGTGAATGTCACTGAATCAAAAGAAGGTTCAACTGGTTTCACCTCTAGCATTGAAATTAAAGATGCATATCTTACACCCTGGATTATCTCTCGGATATGTGCAATCATGGGCTCAGAAGGAGGGAAATTTGAGGCAAA CTTTGTGACGGAACGTACTTCAACTGGCTTGAATGTTGCTCTTGGAACATTCAGCGAGAAATCTGATTCTCTGGCCGCATCAGATGAACATTGCTTAGAAAGCAGCTGTGCTTTTGGCATTGCAGAAGCCAGAGTTGTTCCTTGCTTGCATTCTGGCATATTGAAGAGCTTGAAGTACTGTAATGGTTCGTATACAGCTTCTCTTTCCCCTGTGTGA
- the LOC119981151 gene encoding non-specific lipid-transfer protein 2-like: MKASYVAVCAMLVLLLAEQTQVTEAVTCSPVQLSPCVNAITSSSQPSQLCCSRIKEQKPCLCGYFRNPNLKKFIETPNARKVADTCGTPFPKC, encoded by the coding sequence ATGAAGGCATCATATGTTGCAGTTTGTGCAATGCTAGTGCTGCTGCTGGCTGAGCAAACCCAGGTCACAGAGGCAGTAACTTGTAGCCCAGTGCAGCTGAGCCCATGTGTGAATGCAATCACATCTTCCTCCCAACCATCACAACTCTGCTGCAGCAGGATCAAGGAGCAGAAGCCTTGCCTTTGTGGTTATTTCAGGAACCCGAACCTCAAGAAGTTTATCGAAACCCCGAATGCCAGGAAGGTTGCTGACACTTGTGGTACTCCCTTCCCCAAGTGCTGA
- the LOC119980953 gene encoding AP-3 complex subunit delta-like — MAATSLMDTLFQRTLEDLIKGLRQAGNDAALVSRSLEEIRREIKSTDSHTKSVALQKLSYLNSLHGVDMSWAAFHAVECVSASSFAHKKTGYHAITQSFTDSTPVLLLITNQLRKDLTSTNSEFEVSMALECLARIGTVDLARDLTPEIFTLLSSSKLSVRKKAISVVLRVFEKYPDSVRVCFKRLVENLESNDQQIVSTVVGVFCELASRDARSYIPLAPEFYRILVDSKNNWVLIKVLKIFSKFAPLEPRIAKRVVEPICEHMRRTGAKSLLFECVRTVVSSLTGYESAVKLAVAKIREFLVDEDPNLKYLGLHSLSILAPEHLWAVLENKEVVIKSLSDADPNIKLESLRLVMAMVSESNVAEICRVLVTYAVNSDPEFCNEILGSILSTCGRNVYEIIIDFDWYVSLLGEMSRIAHCQKGEEIETQLIDIGMRVKDARPELVCVSRDLLIDPALLGNPFLCRILSAVAWISGEYVEFSRNPFELMEALLQPRTNLLPTLIRSVYVHSAFKVLVFCVRSYLLQSESAGSSAFYDNLATGVSESASMRECPDDSDIRTFESHVGFNPRVSHQLLGDLSIENGGNLNRSSYRASISSSQVSTILTRESILSLLNLVVLALAPLSGSNDVELQERTRNVLGFVDLVKQEVSDTSLQKEGNSEKDMGAALIINMICDAFSEELGPVSLSAQERVSVPDGLVLLENLADLDAICGDVQLPSLSLYSSGNHFGESVTVSASNLQSKEQSEPSGESTSLLAEHRKRHGLYYLFSEKNGSESNDYPPANDPKSHDNLDADAEDLVKHTAQSLVPTKKPMQAKTRPVVVKLDEDEAPISSKKQDMEDDSLSGAVRDILLGTEVMPALRSNQAINSSTKNKGKEKLDFVSDAKENIGGGEKPDSGNPSLRRSKHKSHGKERRQKSPTQKDTEEGDETGKNEKRKSSHRHGKHKARQRAEGPLNVVPPSPVIPDFLL; from the coding sequence ATGGCTGCCACTTCGCTGATGGACACACTCTTCCAGCGCACGCTAGAGGACCTCATCAAGGGCCTACGACAGGCCGGAAACGACGCCGCTTTGGTATCCAGATCGTTGGAAGAAATCCGCCGTGAGATCAAGTCGACGGATTCCCACACCAAGTCCGTCGCCCTCCAGAAGCTCTCctacctcaactctctccatggtgtCGACATGTCTTGGGCAGCCTTCCACGCCGTAGAATGTGTCTCGGCCTCTTCTTTCGCTCACAAGAAGACCGGTTACCACGCCATCACACAGTCCTTTACTGATTCCACCCCGGTCCTCCTCCTTATCACCAATCAGCTCCGCAAGGATCTTACGAGCACTAACAGCGAGTTTGAGGTTAGTATGGCTCTAGAATGCTTAGCTAGAATCGGTACTGTCGATCTTGCTAGAGATTTGACTCCAGAGatttttactttgctttcaagcTCAAAGCTTTCGGTGAGAAAGAAAGCAATTTCTGTGGTTTTGAGGGTTTTTGAGAAATACCCAGATTCGGTTAGAGTCTGTTTCAAGCGCTTGGTGGAGAATTTAGAGAGCAATGATCAGCAGATTGTGTCTACAGTTGTGGGTGTGTTCTGTGAGCTAGCTTCTAGGGATGCACGGTCATATATACCATTGGCGCCTGAGTTTTATCGGATTTTGGTAGATTCTAAGAACAACTGGGTCTTGATCAAGGTTTTAAAGATTTTCTCCAAGTTTGCGCCTCTGGAGCCAAGGATTGCCAAGAGGGTTGTGGAGCCAATTTGTGAGCATATGAGGAGGACTGGCGCTAAATCGTTGCTTTTTGAGTGTGTTAGGACTGTTGTCAGTAGCTTGACTGGGTATGAATCTGCAGTCAAGCTTGCTGTAGCAAAGATTAGAGAGTTTTTGGTTGATGAAGATCCAAATCTTAAGTATCTTGGATTGCACTCATTATCTATTCTAGCTCCCGAGCACTTGTGGGCAGTTTTGGAGAATAAAGAGGTTGTCATTAAGTCGTTGAGTGATGCGGATCCTAATATCAAACTTGAGTCACTGCGCCTTGTGATGGCAATGGTGTCTGAGAGTAATGTGGCTGAAATTTGCAGGGTTTTGGTCACTTATGCAGTAAATTCTGACCCTGAGTTTTGCAATGAAATTCTTGGTTCTATTTTATCTACTTGTGGTAGGAATGTATATGAAATTATTATTGATTTCGATTGGTATGTGTCCCTTCTTGGGGAAATGTCAAGGATTGCACATTGCCAAAAGGGGGAAGAAATTGAAACCCAGCTGATTGATATTGGTATGAGAGTTAAAGATGCTCGACCAGAGCTTGTTTGTGTTAGTCGTGATTTGCTAATAGATCCTGCATTACTTGGTAATCCTTTCCTGTGCAGGATACTATCTGCTGTCGCTTGGATTTCTGGCGAGTATGTTGAGTTCTCAAGGAACCCATTTGAACTCATGGAAGCATTGTTGCAGCCTCGAACAAATCTCTTACCAACATTGATACGGTCAGTTTATGTTCACTCTGCTTTCAAAGTATTAGTTTTTTGCGTGCGGTCGTACCTCCTGCAAAGTGAAAGTGCTGGTTCCTCAGCATTTTATGACAATTTGGCTACTGGAGTTTCAGAATCAGCATCTATGAGGGAATGCCCAGATGACTCTGATATAAGGACATTTGAATCGCATGTGGGTTTCAACCCAAGGGTTTCTCATCAATTACTTGGGGATCTCTCAATAGAAAATGGTGGGAACTTAAATCGCAGTAGTTACCGGGCATCCATATCTTCTTCTCAAGTGAGCACTATTTTAACTCGAGAGTCTATTCTTAGCTTGCTAAATCTAGTTGTATTGGCTCTGGCCCCCCTGTCTGGAAGCAATGATGTGGAATTACAGGAGAGAACAAGAAATGTTCTTGGATTTGTTGATTTGGTAAAGCAAGAAGTTTCTGATACTTCGCTTCAGAAAGAAGGAAATTCTGAGAAAGATATGGGAGCTGCACTGATTATTAATATGATCTGTGATGCCTTTTCGGAGGAGCTTGGTCCAGTCTCTCTAAGTGCTCAAGAAAGAGTCTCTGTACCAGATGGGTTAGTGCTTCTAGAGAATCTTGCTGATCTGGATGCTATATGTGGAGATGTTCAGTTACCTTCATTAAGTTTGTATTCTTCTGGGAATCATTTTGGGGAGAGTGTTACTGTTTCTGCATCAAACCTGCAGAGCAAAGAACAGTCGGAACCATCGGGGGAGTCCACTTCTCTGCTTGCAGAACACCGTAAGCGTCATGGGTTATATTATCTTTTTTCAGAAAAGAATGGATCTGAATCAAACGATTATCCACCTGCCAATGACCCTAAATCACATGATAATCTTGATGCTGATGCTGAAGATCTAGTTAAGCATACCGCACAGTCACTTGTCCCAACGAAAAAACCAATGCAAGCAAAGACAAGGCCTGTGGTGGTGAAGTTGGATGAAGATGAAGCACCTATTTCCTCTAAAAAACAAGATATGGAGGATGATTCATTATCTGGTGCTGTTCGGGATATTCTTCTAGGCACTGAAGTGATGCCTGCATTGCGAAGTAATCAAGCTATCAATTCATCCACTAAGAATAAAGGGAAGGAGAaacttgattttgtttctgaTGCGAAAGAAAACATTGGTGGTGGAGAAAAGCCAGACAGTGGAAATCCAAGTTTGAGAAGAAGCAAACACAAGAGTCATGGTAAAGAGAGGAGACAAAAAAGTCCGACGCAGAAGGATactgaagaaggagatgaaacTGGCAAGAATGAGAAGCGAAAAAGTAGCCATCGCCATGGTAAACATAAAGCTCGTCAAAGAGCAGAGGGGCCTTTAAATGTAGTTCCCCCATCACCAGTTATTCCTGATTTCCTTTTATAG
- the LOC119981405 gene encoding protein SAR DEFICIENT 1-like isoform X2 codes for MENTLKRCSISNLTRQPSFRIQALEPSTLQLVFPKTLSLPIFTGSKVVHTDNCPLQILLVDKSSTGGHNQMLPSTLPYPIKIEIVVLDGDFPSGDGQIWTSQDFDNNVLKERTGKRPLLAGDSLIVSMRDGVAVAGEFEFTDNSSWIRSRKFRIGARVFASGSCNSHGVRIREAMTEAFVVKDHRGELYKKHHPPSLEDEVWRLEKIGKDGAFHKKLASEGIKTVQDLLKLSTANPLKLRKILGGMSDKIWNVTMKHARTCVMGNKHYIYKGNNFTITFNPICQVVKAMIDGRMYFTSDLTNIDRTYVQTMVSEAYTKWHTLEENQEVEGLINETALLTHGDMGNQYLNYHQQEMMISYQQNGFEQASSSYFGAPVEQGLQYCISESSSDGEYMPSKSFINSG; via the exons ATGGAGAATACACTCAAAAGATGCTCTATATCAAACCTCACTAGGCAACCTTCCTTTAGAATCCAAGCACTTGAACCTTCAACTCTACAACTTGTTTTCCCCAAAACCCTATCACTCCCAATATTTACAGGAAGCAAAGTAGTCCATACCGATAACTGTCCCCTTCAAATCCTTCTTGTAGACAAATCAAGTACAGGAGGCCACAACCAAATGCTTCCAAGTACACTACCTTACCCTATCAAAATAGAGATTGTTGTTCTTGATGGGGACTTCCCTAGTGGAGATGGCCAGATTTGGACAAGTCAAGACTTTGACAACAATGTTTTGAAGGAAAGGACAGGGAAGAGGCCTTTGTTGGCTGGGGATAGCTTGATTGTCTCAATGAGAGATGGGGTTGCTGTTGCTGGTGAGTTCGAGTTCACCGATAACTCGAGCTGGATTCGGAGCAGGAAGTTCAGGATTGGTGCTAGAGTATTTGCTTCTGGGAGTTGTAATTCTCATGGCGTTCGGATTCGAGAAGCCATGACTGAAGCTTTTGTTGTCAAAGATCATCGCGGAGAGT TGTACAAAAAGCATCATCCACCAAGTTTGGAAGATGAAGTGTGGAGACTGGAAAAGATAGGAAAAGATGGTGCATTTCATAAGAAGTTAGCTTCTGAGGGCATCAAAACAGTCCAAGACTTGTTGAAGCTCTCCACTGCTAATCCATTAAAGCTTAGGAAG ATCCTAGGTGGAATGTCTGACAAGATATGGAATGTCACAATGAAGCATGCAAGAACATGTGTTATGGGGAACAAACATTACATTTACAAAGGCAACAATTTCACAATCACCTTCAATCCAATCTGTCAAGTTGTTAAGGCTATGATTGATGGACGTATGTACTTCACCAGCGATCTAACCAACATAGATAGG ACCTATGTTCAAACAATGGTGAGTGAAGCATACACAAAATGGCATACATTAGAAGAGAACCAGGAGGTAGAAGGTCTTATCAACGAAACTGCGCTGCTAACACACG GTGACATGGGGAATCAATATCTCAATTATCATCAGCAGGAGATGATGATATCATACCAGCAAAATGGATTCGAACAAGCGAGTTCGAGCTACTTTGGAGCACCGGTTGAACAAGGATTACAATATTGCATCTCTGAATCTTCGTCAGACGGAGAGTATATGCCCTCGAAGTCTTTCATCAACAGCGGTTGA